In the Theobroma cacao cultivar B97-61/B2 chromosome 1, Criollo_cocoa_genome_V2, whole genome shotgun sequence genome, one interval contains:
- the LOC18612052 gene encoding protein LIGHT-DEPENDENT SHORT HYPOCOTYLS 10: MSRLALDVNFMFLHSLPSPIPFTSTFNPPNLLPYLAKESLICIDQNEMSSERGKDVAEGSSRIPGDHQQQPATPSRYESQKRRDWNTFGQYLKNQRPPVPLSQCNCNHVLDFLRYLDQFGKTKVHLQGCMFYGQPEPPAPCTCPLRQAWGSLDALIGRLRAAYEENGGSPETNPFASGAIRVYLREVRECQAKARGIPYKKKKKKPNQGKGTDESSSTMQFS, from the coding sequence ATGTCTCGCTTGGCCCTTGATGTGAACTTCATGTTCCTCCACTCCCTCCCTTCTCCTATTCCTTTCACCTCCACCTTCAACCCCCCTAATTTATTGCCTTATTTAGCAAAAGAAAGTTTAATCTGCATCGATCAAAACGAGATGTCGAGCGAAAGAGGGAAGGATGTAGCAGAAGGATCATCAAGGATTCCCGGTGATCATCAGCAACAACCTGCAACACCTAGCCGTTATGAGTCACAAAAGAGAAGGGACTGGAATACGTTTGGGCAGTACTTGAAGAACCAGAGGCCCCCAGTTCCTCTTTCACAGTGCAATTGCAACCATGTGCTAGACTTCCTTCGATATCTGGATCAGTTTGGCAAGACCAAGGTTCACCTGCAGGGATGCATGTTCTACGGACAACCCGAGCCGCCTGCTCCTTGCACTTGCCCGCTCAGGCAAGCTTGGGGCAGCCTTGATGCCCTTATCGGGAGGCTCAGAGCTGCCTACGAAGAGAATGGAGGGTCACCTGAGACCAATCCTTTCGCTAGCGGCGCTATTCGAGTTTATCTCAGAGAGGTCAGGGAGTGTCAAGCCAAGGCAAGGGGGATCCCttataagaagaaaaagaagaagccgAATCAAGGCAAGGGAACTGATGAATCCAGCTCCACCATGCAGTTCTCTTAG